Proteins from a single region of Allocatelliglobosispora scoriae:
- a CDS encoding TFIIB-type zinc ribbon-containing protein: MEMTCPKCHGQMRQYERNGVTVDQCTECRGIFLDRGELEKLVDAENAWHGGSPANAAPVAAAAAQQVPQAPMPPMAPPTTHQQPAYQQPQQQYTYQPQQTHYRDHDSGEYPKYGHGQHGQHGHKKKKSFLDELFD; the protein is encoded by the coding sequence ATGGAGATGACGTGCCCGAAATGCCATGGACAGATGCGGCAGTACGAGCGAAACGGTGTCACGGTCGACCAGTGCACCGAGTGCCGGGGGATCTTCCTCGACCGGGGTGAGCTGGAGAAGCTCGTCGACGCCGAGAACGCGTGGCATGGCGGCTCGCCCGCCAACGCCGCGCCTGTCGCCGCTGCCGCCGCTCAGCAGGTCCCGCAGGCTCCGATGCCGCCGATGGCTCCGCCCACGACACACCAGCAGCCCGCCTACCAGCAGCCGCAGCAGCAGTACACCTACCAGCCGCAGCAGACGCATTACCGCGACCACGACTCCGGCGAGTACCCGAAGTACGGCCATGGGCAGCATGGGCAGCACGGCCACAAAAAGAAGAAGAGCTTCCTCGACGAGCTGTTCGACTAG
- a CDS encoding rhodanese-like domain-containing protein, whose product MSVLTAPVGSRGIDTILADARGRLARLNADQARIAELHGAVLVDIRPSTQRMEFGEIPGALIIERNVLEWRLDPRSDARLPIADRYDLRVIVYCQQGYTSSLAAAALQDIGLHRATDVEGGFEAWRDAGLPVLRW is encoded by the coding sequence GTGAGCGTTCTCACAGCTCCCGTCGGCTCCCGGGGCATCGACACGATTCTCGCCGACGCACGCGGCCGGCTGGCTCGACTCAACGCCGACCAGGCCAGGATCGCCGAACTGCACGGCGCCGTCCTCGTCGACATCCGGCCGAGCACTCAGCGGATGGAGTTCGGCGAGATCCCGGGCGCGCTCATCATCGAGCGCAACGTGCTGGAGTGGCGGCTCGATCCCCGCTCCGACGCGCGCCTTCCCATCGCCGACCGGTACGACCTGCGGGTCATCGTCTACTGCCAGCAGGGTTACACATCGTCGCTGGCAGCGGCCGCACTCCAGGACATCGGCCTGCACCGGGCGACCGATGTGGAGGGTGGTTTCGAGGCGTGGCGGGATGCCGGTCTGCCGGTCCTGCGCTGGTGA
- a CDS encoding cysteine dioxygenase: MVTVADLRVDHLAIALQHARPETWPVPAQFTPERRWFHRISGPDGPGEDRAGFEVWLLTWLPGQHTELHDHGGSAGAFTVVAGSLTEETVGANGLHGVELGAGAGRRFGAHHVHRIRNNGDVPAISVHVYGPALRIMTRYDLEDGKLVPTGVDQAGVQW; encoded by the coding sequence ATGGTCACCGTAGCCGATCTTCGCGTGGATCACCTCGCGATCGCCCTGCAGCACGCCCGGCCCGAGACATGGCCGGTCCCGGCCCAGTTCACGCCGGAGCGGCGCTGGTTCCACCGGATCTCCGGCCCCGACGGACCGGGAGAGGACCGGGCCGGCTTCGAGGTGTGGTTGCTGACCTGGCTACCCGGTCAGCACACCGAGCTGCACGATCACGGCGGTTCAGCCGGCGCCTTCACCGTCGTCGCGGGCTCACTCACCGAGGAGACCGTCGGTGCCAACGGGCTGCACGGCGTGGAGCTGGGCGCGGGCGCCGGTCGGCGGTTCGGGGCTCATCACGTACACCGGATTCGCAACAACGGCGACGTGCCCGCGATCAGCGTCCACGTGTACGGCCCGGCACTGCGGATCATGACGCGCTACGACCTGGAGGACGGCAAGCTCGTGCCGACCGGCGTGGACCAGGCGGGGGTGCAGTGGTGA
- a CDS encoding M1 family metallopeptidase: MTPPGRAAVALSAAISAALLATACSPASPSPVGPSTPPSAAPTAAPSAAVPSGTVASAAAFDPAGLGDPYYPRAGNGGYDVGSYDLAVAYDVARESITGTATITAVATADLSFFHLDLHALTVSGVTVGGTAARFRQEDDELIITPRAALAKGATFRVAVRYAGRPELYPAGDHGQKGFFAGPDGAVAAGEPFSAATWFPVNDHPGDKATYRVAITVPTGYAAITNGVPGIRSTRKGETTWHWSVGVPMASYLLSLAIGHYTVLTSTHRGKPVLYAVASSIRDHPMLPALRRTPEIADYLETLFGPYPFETYGGVVVDEPRMRFSLESQGRPFYNDSGSGDSGVIAHELAHQWFGDSVSVRSWRDIWLNEGFATYAQLLWAEHTGGDTVDEVFNNAYETADGSIWSVLPGDPGPTTLFADSVYLRGAMTLHAIRRTVGDEKFFRILKAWTLEHRFANASTAEFVALAERVSGTALRALINAWLYQPSRPAAP, translated from the coding sequence ATGACGCCTCCGGGCCGGGCCGCGGTCGCACTCTCCGCCGCCATCTCCGCCGCGCTGCTCGCCACCGCCTGCTCTCCGGCCAGCCCGTCTCCGGTCGGCCCGTCGACGCCCCCATCGGCAGCTCCCACCGCGGCACCCTCAGCAGCGGTCCCGTCCGGGACGGTGGCGAGCGCAGCGGCATTCGATCCGGCCGGCCTCGGTGACCCCTACTACCCCCGCGCGGGTAACGGCGGTTACGACGTGGGCTCCTACGATCTCGCGGTCGCCTATGACGTGGCCCGGGAGTCGATCACCGGGACCGCGACGATCACCGCCGTCGCGACCGCCGACCTGTCGTTCTTCCACCTGGACCTACACGCTCTCACCGTGTCCGGGGTCACCGTCGGCGGCACGGCGGCACGGTTCCGGCAGGAGGACGACGAGCTGATCATCACGCCCCGCGCCGCTCTCGCGAAGGGGGCGACGTTCCGGGTCGCGGTCCGGTACGCCGGCCGCCCGGAGCTCTACCCCGCCGGTGACCACGGTCAGAAGGGCTTCTTCGCGGGGCCGGACGGCGCGGTCGCAGCGGGCGAACCGTTCTCGGCGGCGACCTGGTTCCCCGTCAACGACCACCCCGGCGACAAGGCGACATACCGGGTGGCGATCACGGTACCGACGGGCTACGCGGCGATCACCAACGGCGTACCCGGCATCCGGTCGACGAGGAAGGGCGAGACGACCTGGCACTGGTCGGTCGGCGTACCGATGGCGAGTTACCTGCTCAGCCTCGCGATCGGGCACTACACCGTGCTGACCTCGACCCACCGGGGCAAGCCCGTGCTCTACGCCGTCGCGAGCTCGATCCGCGACCACCCGATGCTGCCGGCGCTGCGCCGTACGCCGGAGATCGCCGACTATCTGGAGACGCTCTTCGGGCCATACCCGTTCGAGACCTATGGCGGCGTCGTGGTCGACGAGCCCCGGATGCGGTTCTCCCTGGAGTCGCAGGGGCGGCCGTTCTACAACGACTCCGGCAGTGGCGACTCGGGGGTGATCGCGCACGAGCTGGCGCACCAGTGGTTCGGTGACAGCGTCTCGGTGCGGTCGTGGCGCGACATCTGGCTCAACGAGGGCTTCGCCACCTATGCCCAGCTTCTCTGGGCCGAGCACACCGGCGGCGACACGGTCGATGAGGTCTTCAACAACGCCTATGAGACCGCGGACGGCTCGATCTGGTCGGTCCTGCCGGGCGATCCCGGCCCGACGACCCTGTTCGCCGACTCGGTCTACCTGCGGGGCGCGATGACGCTGCACGCCATACGCCGCACCGTCGGCGACGAGAAGTTCTTCCGCATCCTGAAAGCGTGGACCCTGGAACACCGGTTCGCCAACGCGTCGACCGCGGAGTTCGTCGCCCTCGCCGAACGCGTTTCGGGCACAGCGCTTCGGGCCCTCATCAATGCCTGGCTCTACCAGCCAAGCCGTCCGGCCGCGCCTTGA
- the mscL gene encoding large conductance mechanosensitive channel protein MscL, whose protein sequence is MLKGFRDFVMRGNVVDLAVGVVIGAAFTTVVTSFTDSFLKPLIGLVGATGPLGAVIKLPGAGPDITWGAFVSTLISFVMTASVVYFLVVLPMNKLAERRKRDASPAPASVSEEVALLREIRDALVAGRALPHQREDLPTSADTDSRPNA, encoded by the coding sequence ATGCTCAAGGGCTTCAGAGATTTCGTCATGCGGGGCAACGTCGTCGATCTGGCGGTCGGTGTCGTCATCGGTGCGGCATTCACCACGGTCGTCACCTCGTTCACTGATTCATTCCTCAAGCCGCTGATCGGCCTGGTCGGTGCGACCGGTCCGCTCGGTGCGGTGATCAAGCTCCCCGGCGCCGGTCCCGACATCACCTGGGGCGCCTTCGTCAGCACCCTGATCAGCTTCGTGATGACCGCCTCGGTCGTCTACTTCCTGGTCGTGCTGCCGATGAACAAGCTGGCCGAGCGGCGCAAGCGCGACGCGTCGCCCGCTCCCGCCTCGGTGAGCGAGGAGGTCGCGCTGCTGCGCGAGATCCGGGACGCGCTCGTGGCCGGTCGGGCACTGCCGCACCAGCGCGAGGACCTGCCGACATCAGCCGACACCGATTCCCGCCCGAACGCCTAG